From one Enterococcus sp. DIV2402 genomic stretch:
- a CDS encoding C39 family peptidase, with protein MKKDEWIGIPEERFRAYRQWTTPQGYLCGTHAAAVLLAYYQDYLDEEVIPTYIRQKNSRQSKALVKFLQLFIQRYGLPTVAWQVAHGLSAYFDYTDKKLRARMTMAGGWQRAVKRIDQGKPVVVGVLKVLGSTYGNHWVTVYAYMETSEGERFLKVHDNWGNYNKIIPAKWVNGTVSLP; from the coding sequence ATGAAAAAAGATGAATGGATCGGCATTCCCGAAGAACGATTTAGAGCGTACCGCCAATGGACAACGCCTCAAGGTTATCTTTGTGGAACCCATGCGGCCGCTGTTTTACTAGCGTATTATCAAGATTATCTTGATGAAGAAGTTATTCCAACATATATTCGTCAGAAAAATAGTCGCCAATCAAAAGCACTAGTGAAATTTTTACAGTTATTTATTCAGCGCTATGGCTTGCCAACAGTAGCATGGCAAGTAGCGCATGGCTTATCTGCGTATTTTGATTATACTGATAAAAAACTACGTGCTCGTATGACAATGGCGGGTGGTTGGCAACGTGCAGTGAAGCGAATTGACCAAGGAAAACCAGTTGTAGTCGGGGTTTTAAAAGTTTTAGGTAGCACGTATGGCAACCATTGGGTAACCGTCTACGCATATATGGAAACAAGTGAGGGAGAACGTTTTTTGAAAGTTCATGATAATTGGGGCAATTATAATAAAATTATTCCTGC
- a CDS encoding M13 family metallopeptidase: MTDLKKQDFYEYVNGDWIKTAVIPADKPATGGFQDLVEGIDQRLINELNQMSQNELAIPENRMQDAVKFYQLARDYDTRNQLADEPIADLLKRIAALSSFEELNHQLSNWIKEGLPLPFYFFVMPDMKNATEHALYLNPTSLILPDKTYYEDGHPKAEKLLQVFFEMSVKLLQKFGRTLPEAETIAEQALAFDKAIAPHVLSAEESADYTKAYNPKKLTEVATYSEQLDFVKVIGELVAVPLEQVIVTEPAYFEALDEIMNEENLPLLKSWMYIQTILAYTSYLSEDLRQLGGTYRRFLSGIDEAMSQEKAAYHLTLGEFGQVIGLYYGQKYFGDQAKQDVQHMVHTMIDVYKERLSTKEWLSPATREKAIVKLNNIGVHVGYPDRIPAVYDLFITQTAEEGGTLVSNVRHFSRLAREARFAKIKQAVDRNEWSMAACTVNAYYSGMMNVIVFPAAILQQPFYSVEQSASANYGGIGAVIAHEISHAFDNNGAKFDEFGNLNNWWSEEDLAHFNQLAEAMIAEFDGLEIAGGKVNGKLTVSENIADAGGLSCALEAAKKEADVSLDDFFTNWAKIWRTKAKEQYQQLLLSVDVHGPAKLRANIQLQNLADFHEFYGIETEDAMYRAPENRVEIW; the protein is encoded by the coding sequence ATGACAGATTTAAAAAAACAAGATTTTTACGAGTATGTCAATGGAGACTGGATCAAAACAGCGGTCATTCCAGCTGACAAACCAGCAACAGGTGGTTTCCAAGATTTAGTTGAGGGGATTGACCAACGTTTAATCAATGAACTTAATCAAATGAGTCAAAATGAATTAGCCATCCCTGAAAATCGCATGCAAGACGCTGTAAAATTTTATCAACTAGCACGTGATTATGATACCAGAAATCAATTAGCCGATGAGCCCATTGCTGACTTGTTGAAACGAATCGCTGCGTTATCTTCTTTTGAAGAATTAAATCATCAATTAAGTAATTGGATTAAAGAAGGCTTACCTTTACCGTTCTATTTTTTTGTCATGCCTGATATGAAAAATGCAACTGAGCATGCCTTGTACTTGAATCCAACTTCCTTAATTTTGCCAGATAAAACGTATTATGAAGACGGACATCCCAAAGCCGAAAAATTATTGCAAGTATTCTTTGAAATGTCTGTTAAATTATTGCAAAAATTTGGCAGAACGCTTCCCGAAGCAGAAACCATTGCTGAACAAGCATTAGCATTTGATAAAGCGATTGCGCCTCATGTATTAAGTGCAGAAGAAAGTGCCGATTACACCAAAGCTTACAATCCTAAAAAACTAACCGAAGTTGCTACCTACTCTGAACAGCTCGACTTTGTAAAAGTAATTGGCGAATTGGTGGCTGTTCCTCTTGAGCAAGTGATTGTGACAGAACCTGCTTATTTTGAAGCCTTGGATGAAATTATGAATGAGGAAAATCTACCACTATTAAAAAGTTGGATGTATATCCAAACAATCTTAGCTTATACTAGCTATTTAAGTGAAGATTTGCGCCAATTAGGTGGTACCTATCGTCGTTTCCTTTCAGGTATTGACGAAGCCATGTCGCAAGAAAAAGCAGCGTACCATTTAACATTAGGTGAATTTGGGCAAGTAATCGGTTTATATTACGGGCAAAAATATTTTGGCGATCAAGCGAAACAAGATGTCCAACATATGGTCCACACAATGATTGATGTGTATAAAGAACGCTTATCAACAAAAGAATGGCTTAGTCCTGCCACTCGTGAAAAAGCGATTGTTAAACTAAATAACATCGGTGTACATGTCGGTTATCCCGATAGAATTCCAGCCGTCTATGATTTATTTATCACCCAAACAGCTGAAGAAGGCGGCACCCTTGTCAGCAACGTCCGGCATTTCTCACGTCTAGCTCGGGAAGCTCGTTTTGCTAAAATAAAACAAGCCGTTGATCGCAACGAATGGAGCATGGCAGCTTGTACCGTCAATGCCTATTATAGTGGCATGATGAATGTCATTGTCTTCCCAGCAGCCATCTTACAACAGCCGTTTTATAGTGTCGAACAATCGGCAAGTGCCAACTATGGCGGTATTGGAGCAGTAATCGCTCATGAGATTTCACATGCGTTTGATAACAATGGCGCTAAGTTTGATGAATTTGGTAATCTGAATAACTGGTGGTCTGAAGAGGATTTAGCACACTTCAATCAATTAGCTGAAGCAATGATTGCCGAATTTGACGGCTTGGAAATTGCTGGTGGCAAAGTTAATGGGAAATTAACCGTCTCTGAAAACATTGCGGATGCAGGCGGATTAAGTTGTGCATTAGAAGCAGCGAAAAAAGAGGCGGACGTTTCATTAGACGATTTCTTTACCAACTGGGCCAAAATCTGGCGTACGAAAGCCAAAGAACAATACCAACAATTACTACTTTCTGTCGATGTGCACGGACCTGCTAAATTACGGGCAAATATTCAATTACAAAATTTAGCAGACTTCCACGAATTTTATGGCATTGAAACAGAAGATGCTATGTATCGTGCACCTGAAAATCGTGTAGAAATTTGGTAA
- a CDS encoding cysteine hydrolase family protein produces MKALISIDYTNDFVATDGALTTGAAGQVIEETLVAQTKAFIENGDFVVFAIDRHELDDNFHPENKLFPPHNLAGTAGRELYGSLAPLYAKHQEDKNVYWLNKRHYSAFSGTDLDIRLRERQITDIYLTGVCTDICVLHTAVDAYNLGYTIHIIEKAVASFDPQGHEWALRHFKGSLGATVE; encoded by the coding sequence ATGAAAGCATTGATTTCGATAGATTATACCAATGATTTTGTTGCAACAGATGGCGCATTAACGACCGGTGCAGCTGGTCAAGTAATTGAAGAAACGCTAGTAGCTCAGACGAAGGCTTTTATCGAGAATGGTGATTTTGTGGTCTTTGCGATTGATCGACATGAACTAGATGATAATTTTCATCCAGAAAATAAATTATTTCCACCCCACAATTTAGCGGGCACTGCTGGACGGGAACTATATGGTAGTTTGGCGCCGTTATACGCGAAGCATCAAGAGGATAAAAATGTCTATTGGTTGAATAAACGCCATTATTCGGCATTTAGTGGTACCGATTTAGATATTCGTTTGCGTGAACGTCAGATTACGGATATTTATTTAACGGGTGTATGCACTGATATTTGTGTCTTGCATACAGCAGTTGATGCGTATAATTTAGGCTACACTATCCATATTATTGAAAAGGCCGTTGCTAGTTTTGATCCGCAAGGTCATGAATGGGCATTGCGTCACTTTAAAGGCAGTCTAGGCGCAACTGTCGAATAA
- a CDS encoding 5'-methylthioadenosine/adenosylhomocysteine nucleosidase, whose protein sequence is MKIGIIGAMAQEVAVLKENLADMQTWEKAGATFYSGTYAGHEVIVVQSGIGKVLSSLTTSLLIQQYEVDAVINTGSAGGIGAGLAVGDLVISEKLAYHDVDATGFGYAYGQVPGGMPLYYEADAQLIQAIERAAEKTKHQVKKGLIVTGDSFIADSEKIRAILEHFPEALACEMEGAAIAQTAMQFDVPFLVIRAMSDTADHEATQSFDEFIEVAGKRSAEMVLAFVEALA, encoded by the coding sequence ATGAAAATTGGAATTATTGGAGCGATGGCACAAGAAGTTGCTGTTTTAAAAGAAAATTTAGCAGATATGCAAACATGGGAAAAAGCTGGCGCAACATTTTATTCAGGGACATATGCCGGTCATGAGGTAATTGTTGTTCAATCGGGCATTGGAAAAGTCTTATCTTCATTAACAACTAGCTTATTAATTCAGCAATATGAGGTAGATGCTGTTATCAATACGGGGTCAGCAGGTGGCATTGGTGCTGGTCTAGCAGTGGGGGATTTAGTTATTTCTGAAAAATTAGCTTACCACGACGTAGATGCCACTGGTTTTGGTTATGCCTATGGACAAGTTCCTGGAGGGATGCCGTTGTATTACGAAGCAGATGCTCAGTTGATACAAGCAATCGAAAGAGCTGCTGAAAAAACCAAGCATCAGGTGAAAAAAGGTCTGATTGTGACAGGAGATTCGTTTATTGCCGATTCTGAGAAAATTCGTGCTATTTTGGAACATTTTCCAGAAGCCTTAGCTTGTGAAATGGAAGGGGCGGCAATTGCTCAAACAGCGATGCAATTTGATGTGCCTTTCTTAGTGATTCGCGCAATGAGTGATACTGCTGACCATGAGGCAACTCAATCATTTGATGAATTTATCGAGGTTGCAGGGAAACGTTCAGCAGAGATGGTCTTGGCTTTTGTGGAGGCTTTAGCATAG
- the macP gene encoding cell wall synthase accessory phosphoprotein MacP, translated as MAKRPLVTRSELRKRKDEKEAALERNRQIIKKPKNKEVPLKKSTEQETKKAKTKEKQPTNYYRKELKKETSKKTRTSEQQRSREMNTFLIKSIVIVGLLLVVVMMMIFFL; from the coding sequence ATGGCGAAACGTCCTTTAGTGACACGATCAGAGTTACGGAAAAGAAAAGATGAAAAAGAAGCCGCTTTAGAGCGCAATCGTCAAATTATAAAGAAACCAAAAAATAAAGAAGTTCCTTTAAAAAAATCAACGGAACAAGAAACAAAAAAAGCCAAAACAAAAGAAAAACAACCAACAAATTATTATCGAAAAGAATTAAAAAAAGAGACATCGAAAAAAACACGTACGAGTGAGCAACAACGTTCTCGTGAAATGAACACTTTTTTAATTAAAAGTATTGTGATTGTAGGGCTGTTGCTTGTCGTCGTGATGATGATGATCTTTTTCTTATAG
- a CDS encoding NUDIX hydrolase: MLRYEDFEEKTITRKEIFHGKIIDVALDEVRLPDGQTAKRELVFHPGGVGVLALTDENKIVLVKQFRKPLEQVIFEIPAGKIDPGEGRHPEETGARELEEETGYRAESMEHLASMYLSPGFANELLHVYYAKNIKKVDNPLAQDEDEVLEVYEWTLTEAKQAIQEKTICDAKTIFAIQYWELLIAQGRV; encoded by the coding sequence ATGCTTCGTTATGAAGATTTTGAAGAAAAAACAATTACACGTAAAGAAATTTTTCACGGGAAAATTATCGATGTTGCGTTAGATGAAGTTCGTTTACCAGATGGCCAAACAGCGAAACGTGAACTGGTTTTTCATCCAGGAGGAGTCGGTGTGTTAGCGTTAACTGATGAAAATAAAATTGTTTTAGTCAAACAATTTAGAAAACCTTTAGAACAAGTTATTTTTGAAATTCCTGCAGGGAAAATTGATCCTGGTGAAGGGCGCCATCCAGAAGAAACAGGCGCACGAGAATTAGAAGAAGAGACAGGCTATCGTGCTGAGAGCATGGAACATTTGGCATCTATGTATTTATCACCAGGGTTTGCTAATGAATTATTGCACGTCTATTACGCTAAAAATATAAAAAAAGTTGATAATCCATTGGCACAAGACGAAGATGAAGTTTTAGAAGTTTATGAATGGACATTGACAGAAGCAAAACAAGCGATTCAAGAGAAAACAATCTGTGACGCTAAAACAATTTTTGCGATTCAGTATTGGGAATTGTTGATTGCTCAAGGGAGGGTATAA
- a CDS encoding helix-turn-helix transcriptional regulator — MKSLGEQLKQYRIDNNWTQQELADKLAVSRTMISNWESGKSFPDLDYLVSLSRLFDVPLENLFSKDTSVVKKITHEQKQNRLKGYLILGLLTVIFFLIGGLALTYQGSNFSQIMTAHEVSITQIPQEKREEWLPVSFTDTKEQTVPYLSTRALLGIKSVVNGSETASVSLRITRLSDNQKIGEYILEPNAQQALPNLQRNEKYLVEISSDAETCILSFIS; from the coding sequence ATGAAATCCCTTGGAGAACAATTAAAACAATACCGCATAGATAACAATTGGACGCAACAAGAACTAGCCGACAAACTGGCTGTCTCACGTACAATGATTTCTAATTGGGAAAGCGGCAAAAGTTTTCCTGATTTGGACTATTTGGTTTCTCTCAGCCGACTATTTGATGTACCACTTGAAAACTTATTTTCTAAAGATACTTCGGTGGTCAAAAAAATTACTCATGAACAAAAACAAAATCGCTTAAAAGGTTATCTTATTTTAGGATTACTTACCGTTATTTTTTTCTTAATCGGTGGATTGGCTTTAACGTATCAAGGCTCCAATTTTTCACAAATTATGACCGCACATGAGGTTTCTATCACTCAAATTCCACAAGAAAAGCGAGAAGAATGGCTTCCCGTTTCTTTTACAGATACAAAAGAGCAAACAGTTCCTTACCTTTCTACACGAGCTTTATTAGGGATAAAATCAGTGGTTAACGGTTCAGAGACGGCGTCAGTTAGTTTGCGAATTACTCGTCTTTCTGATAATCAAAAAATCGGTGAATATATACTTGAACCAAATGCACAGCAAGCTTTACCAAATTTACAACGCAATGAAAAATATTTAGTCGAAATAAGTAGTGATGCAGAAACTTGTATTTTAAGTTTTATTTCTTAA
- a CDS encoding 5-bromo-4-chloroindolyl phosphate hydrolysis family protein, with protein sequence MKRSTWTVIGLVTIGAIVFGTMLSDYFPVLLLIGGVLLVVYGFKGKSAPVSNNSLPVLSKKREQTYLDSGMSYREIEFFRETLNQAKTEIEKLQANISQNAKLKAIDLRHDTIRAAKALFKELVKEPTRLNEASHFLYTHLPNMVDLTDKYLEINNHEIKSRDTYEKMEESIQIIDQMASLIKQDYQKFVSDDLEELDVELSIAKQSIKRENQYKEEVR encoded by the coding sequence ATGAAACGTTCAACTTGGACTGTTATTGGTCTTGTCACTATCGGTGCAATTGTTTTTGGCACGATGTTATCCGATTACTTCCCTGTGCTTTTACTAATTGGTGGCGTTCTACTGGTTGTGTATGGTTTCAAAGGAAAATCAGCACCCGTTTCAAACAATAGCTTGCCTGTTTTGTCCAAAAAACGGGAACAAACTTATCTGGACAGTGGCATGTCTTATCGTGAGATTGAATTTTTCCGTGAAACATTAAATCAAGCGAAAACAGAAATTGAAAAATTACAAGCCAACATTAGTCAAAATGCTAAATTGAAGGCAATTGATTTACGTCATGATACAATTAGAGCAGCAAAAGCTTTATTTAAAGAATTAGTCAAAGAACCAACTCGTTTAAACGAAGCAAGTCATTTTCTTTATACTCACTTACCAAATATGGTTGATTTAACTGATAAATATTTAGAAATCAATAATCACGAAATTAAAAGTCGTGACACATATGAAAAAATGGAAGAAAGTATCCAAATCATCGATCAAATGGCTTCATTAATCAAACAAGATTACCAAAAATTTGTATCGGATGATTTAGAAGAATTAGATGTAGAGTTATCAATTGCCAAACAAAGTATAAAAAGAGAAAATCAATATAAAGAAGAAGTGAGATAA
- a CDS encoding toxic anion resistance protein, with protein MTDTPKTDVTDTLEDLLSDPFAPNLDSLTTTQKQEISSLQEQQKAPRLIDQLPESRQQQAKELASKIDATDQQAVITYGAAAQTKLSDFSQSMLNHVQAADIGPVGDSLTELMYRLQEANPDDLRAGEGSIFKRMFGKVKQSIFEITAKYQKIGAQIDKVAVKLDKEKEGLLKDNLMLEQLYNKNKDYFDALNIYIAAGELKMEELQTTIIPEALEKARQTGDQMDVQIANDYSQFLDRLDKRTHDLRLARQITIQQAPQIRLIQNTNQALAEKIHASINTAIPLWKNQVVIALTLLRQKDAATAQRQVSETTNDLLRKNSEMLKVSAIETARENERGIVDIETLQQTQNDLVETIQETLRIQQEGKEKRRNAEVELGMMEEDLKQRLLEITSGNQN; from the coding sequence ATGACTGACACACCTAAGACAGATGTGACTGATACATTAGAAGATTTATTAAGTGATCCATTTGCACCAAATTTAGACTCATTAACAACTACGCAAAAACAAGAGATTTCATCTTTACAAGAGCAACAAAAAGCACCTAGATTAATTGACCAATTACCAGAAAGCCGTCAACAACAAGCCAAAGAATTAGCGTCAAAAATCGATGCGACTGACCAACAAGCCGTAATTACTTATGGTGCCGCTGCTCAAACAAAGTTAAGCGATTTCTCTCAATCAATGTTAAATCATGTGCAAGCGGCTGATATTGGTCCAGTGGGTGATTCATTGACAGAATTAATGTATCGTTTACAAGAAGCCAATCCTGATGATTTACGTGCTGGTGAAGGTAGTATCTTTAAGCGTATGTTTGGTAAAGTTAAACAATCTATCTTTGAAATTACTGCAAAATATCAAAAAATCGGTGCCCAAATTGATAAAGTTGCGGTGAAGTTAGACAAAGAAAAAGAAGGTTTGTTAAAAGATAATTTAATGCTGGAACAACTTTATAATAAAAATAAAGATTATTTCGATGCTTTAAACATCTACATCGCAGCCGGTGAATTAAAAATGGAAGAATTACAAACAACTATCATTCCTGAAGCCTTAGAAAAAGCTCGTCAAACTGGCGATCAAATGGATGTGCAAATTGCGAATGATTATTCACAATTTTTAGATCGTTTAGACAAACGAACACATGATTTACGTTTAGCACGTCAAATTACCATTCAACAAGCACCACAAATTCGCTTGATTCAAAATACAAACCAAGCATTAGCAGAAAAAATCCACGCATCAATTAATACAGCAATTCCTTTATGGAAAAACCAAGTAGTAATTGCTTTAACTTTATTACGTCAAAAAGATGCCGCTACTGCGCAACGTCAAGTTTCTGAAACAACGAATGATTTATTGCGTAAAAACTCAGAAATGTTGAAAGTTTCTGCCATTGAAACTGCTCGTGAAAACGAACGTGGCATTGTTGATATTGAAACCTTACAACAAACACAAAATGATCTAGTAGAAACTATTCAAGAAACCTTGCGTATTCAACAAGAAGGAAAAGAAAAACGCCGTAATGCCGAAGTTGAATTAGGGATGATGGAAGAAGATTTAAAACAACGTCTATTAGAAATTACATCTGGCAATCAAAATTAA